In Bradyrhizobium sp. WD16, the genomic stretch CGCTGGCGACCCTCGCCGTGCCGATCGCGGTCCGGCGGATGATCGATCTCGGCTTCAGCCCGTCGGGCGTCGCCCTGATCAATAGCTATTTTGGCCTGATGATTGTCGTGGTCGCGGTTCTGGCTCTGGCCAGTGCCTCCCGCTACTACCTCGTGATCACCCTCGGTGAGCGGATCGTCGCCGACCTGCGCCGCGACGTCTTCAGTCACCTCACCTCGCTGTCGCCGGCTTTTTTCGACGTCAGCCATTCCGGCGAGCTGGTGTCCCGCCTGACCGCCGACACCACCCAGATCAAATCCGCCGTCGGCGCCTCGGTGTCGATCGCGTTGCGCAACATGGTGCTGTTCATCGGCGCTTCCACCATGATGGTGGTGACGAGCCCGCGACTGTCGGGCTTCGTGCTGGCGGTGATCCCGCTGATCGTTCTGCCGCTGGTCGCCTTCGGCCGTCGGGTGCGCAAGCTGTCGCGCGGCGCCCAGGACACGCTGGCCGATGCATCGTCCTATGCGTCAGAGCTGATCGGCGGCATCCGTACCCTGCAGGCATTCACCAACGAGGGCCTCGCCAAGACCCGGTTCGGCGCCGAAGTCAGTCGCGCCTATGATGCGGCCCGCCAATCCACCTTGGCGCGGGCGGTGCTCACCGCGATCGTCATCTTCCTGATCTTCTCCAGCGTGGTGGCGATCCTCTGGGTCGGATCCCACGATGTGCTGAGTGGTCACATCACCGCCGGCCGGCTCAGCCAGTTCGTGCTTTACGCCGCCTTTGCCGCCGGCGGTCTCGGCGAACTCAGTCAGGTCTGGGGCGAAATTTCGGCCGCCTCCGGCGCTTCGGAGCGGTTGTTCGAACTGCTGGGCGTGAAGCCGGCGGTCGCCGCGCCGGCCGCGCCGCGCCAGTTACCGGTGCCTGCCCGCGGCGACATCGCCTTCGATCACGTCCGCTTCGCCTATCCGACGCGGCCCGACCACGTGGCGGTCGATAATGTGTCGTTATCGGTACGCGCCGGCGAGCGCATCGCGGTGGTCGGCCCATCGGGCGCCGGCAAGAGCACGCTGTTTCACCTCCTGCTGCGCTTTTACGATCCGAACTCCGGTAGCATCGGCTTCGACGGGGTGCCGGTGCGCGAGGTGACGCCCCAGGATTTGCGGGCGCGCATCGCCCTGGTGGCGCAGGATGCGGTGGTCTTCACCGGCAGTGCCCGCGAGAACATCCGTTTCGGCCGCCCCGATGCCAGCGACGCCGAGGTCGAGCGCGCCGCCGAGCAGGCCCACGCCACCGAGTTCATCCGCCGCCTGCCCAAGGGCTTCGACACCGAACTCGGCGAGCGCGGCGTGACATTGTCCGGCGGCCAGCGCCAGCGTATCGCCATTGCCCGCGCCATCCTGCGCGACGCCCCATTGCTGCTGTTGGACGAGGCAACCTCGGCCCTCGACGCCGAAAGCGAGACGCTGGTGCAAACCGCGCTGGAAGACCTGATGCGCCAGCGTACCACGCTGGTGATCGCGCATCGTCTGGCCACGGTGCTGTCCTGCGACCGCATCCTGGTGATGGACCAGGGCCGCATCGTCGAGGAAGGCACCCACGCCTCCCTGGTTGCCGCCGGCGGCCTCTATGCCAAGCTGGCGCGGCTGCAGTTCGAGGGCGTCTGAACGAGCGGCGTCGGAGGTTACAGCGTCCAGCGCATCCGTTTCACCGGCCGCCCGGAGGTCGGATTGACGTCGGCGCCGTCGTCGGCAAAGCCGTGCTTGCGGTAGAAGCCGATGGCGCGGCCATTGTCGGCATTCACCAGCAGCGTGATCCCGGCCGGTGACAGACGCTTGGCCTCGTCCATCAGGTTCGCCGCGACCTCGGTGCCCCAGGCTTCGGGCCCGACCACGAGTTGGTCGAGATAGCCGGAACCATCGATGGTGACGAACCCCAGCATCGCGGTGCCGCGTTCCGCCACGACGATGCGGGCGCGCGGCACCAGTTCGGTCGCCCAGCGGGCGCGCCACCAGGCCTCGCGGGCGGCGAAGTCGATGGCGGGATAGGCGACCTGCCAGGTGTGGCGCCACAGGGTGATGGCGGCCTCTTCGTCGGCGGCCTGATAGGGGCGCAGCGTGACCGCGCCGAGGGAGGAGGTCATCAACGTTCGGTCAGCTTGAGTTCGATGCGGCGGTTGCGGCGGTAGGCGTCTTCCGTCGTGCCGGTATCGAGCGGCTGGAATTCAGCAAAGCCGGCGGCGACGAGACGTTGCGGCGACACGCCCTTGGAGATCAGATACTGCACCACCGAAATGGCGCGGGCCGACGACAGCTCCCAGTTCGACTTGAATTGCGAACTGGCGATCGGCCGCACGTCGGTATGGCCGTCGACCCGCAGCACCCAGGCAATCTCGGACGGGATCTTCGCCTCCAGATCGGTGAGCGCGCCGGCGAGTTGATCGAGTTCGGCGCGGCCTTCAGGCAGCAGCTGCGCCTGGCCAGAGTCGAAGAAAACTTCCGACTGGAACACGAAGCGGTCGCCGACGACGCGGATGTCTGGCCGGTTGCCCAGGATGGCGCGCAGCCGGCCGAAGAATTCGGAACGGTAGCGCGACAATTCCTGGACCCGTTGTGCCAGGGCGACATTGAGCCGCTGGCCAAGATCGGCGATGCGGGTCTGGGATTCCTTGTCCTTGCGTTCGGACGCATCGAGCGCCTGTTCCAGCGCCGCGAGCTGGCGGCGCAATGCACTGATCTGCTGGTTCAGCACTTCGATCTGGGCCAGCGCGCGGGCCGAAACCTGCTTCTCGGAATCGAGCGCCTTGCCGAGTTCGGCGGTGCGGCCGGCTGCGTCGTTGCCGGCGCTGGCGAGCCCCTCATAAAGGCCCTTCACCCGGTCGCGCTCGGTTTCGGCCGCGGCGAGGCTGGCGCGCATCTGGCTGAGCGCGTCTTCCAGATTGGATTTGCCGGTCTTCTCCAGCGACAACAGTTCGTTGAGCTGGGCGATCTGGGCGTTGAGCTTCTCCAGTGCCTTATCCTTGCCGCTGACTTCCTGGGACAAATAGAACTGCACCACAAGGAAGACAGAGAGCAGGAAGACGATGGCCAGCACCAGTGTCGACAGCGCATCGACGAAACCGGGCCAGTAATTGAAGCCGGTCTCCGACCGGCGGCGAGCCAGCGCCATAGCGGTTCCTTTAGTTCTGCTCGGGCTGGCGCGCGAGCCGCTCGAGCAGCTTTTTGATCTCGCGGTTCTGCTCGCCCTGGCCGTCGGCCCATTCACGAATCATCTGCTGTTCGGTGCGCATGTGCTGCACCAGGCCCTGGATCGCGTCGGCGAGATTGGCCATGGCGCTGGTGGAGGCGCGGTTCGAGCCCATCTCCTCGACGGTGCCGCGCAATCGTTCGATGGCATCGCGCATCTCAAGACCCTGGCGCGTTGCGACCGCAGGCGGGGAGCCCTGATCGGAGTATTCCCGCACGGTGCCGGCGAGCCAGTCTTCGAGCTCGGTATAGAACCGGTTCTGGGCCTGGCTCGATTGCAGGTCGAGGAAGCCGAGGATCAGCGAGCCGGCGAGGCCGAACAGCGACGACGAGAATGAGATGCCCATGCCGCCGAGCGGGGCGGCAAGACCCTCCTTCAGCGTATCGAACATGGCGCCGGCTTCGCCGCCAACCTTGAGTCCGTCGATCACGCGCCCGACCGACCCGACCGTTTCGATCAGCCCCCAGAAGGTGCCGAGCAGGCCGAGAAACACCAGCAGTCCCGTCATATAACGCGAGATGTCGCGGGCCTCGTCGAGGCGCGTGGCGATCGAATCGAGCAGGTGCCGCATGGTCTGCTGGGTGATGCTCATGCGGCCAATCCGGTCGCCGAGGATGGCGGCCATCGGGGCGAGCAGCGTCGGCCGGCGGTCGATGGCAAGGCCGGGATCGGCGATGCGGAAACTATTGACCCACCGCACTTCGGGGAACAGCCGGATCACCTGGCGGAAGGCGAGGATGGTGCCGATCAGCAGCACCGCACCGATCAGGGCATTGAGGCCGGGATTGGCGAGGAATGCGGTCCAGATCTGCTTGTAGAGAACGACCACCACGAGGGCGCAGAGAATCAGGAAGACCAGCATGCGGACCACAAAGATCCGCGGCGCTGACAGTTTTGTCGGGGCGATGTCGTCCGCGATGCGGGCCGGGGAGGGAGACGCCATGGCGGGGTCTTGAGTTCCTTGCGCGAGAGGGCTGTGGGCTCCCAATATGGCATAGCGGCGGCGGGAGGAAAGGTCGAAAGCCTTGCCTCGAAAGCGCGCGAATCGGAAGGCCGATCCGGCGCTTCGTGATTTGGTAACGGGCGGATATATCGGCCGTGTGATGCCGGTTCGCCGCTGCGCCATCGTGGTTCCGGCGTCGTCACAACAAGGCGCTTGCGCAGTGCAGCAAATGTGCTGACCCGATCGAGGCGAACGTGTTTGCGTTGCTACTTGCGAGCGGTTCTCTGTCGACGGACTGCTGGCTGCAGGATTTGCGGCCAAGCCCGCTTCTCCGCTGCCTACATTCTGCTCGGCTTGCCCGAATCTGCGGCGTCGGTACGCCCTGTTTCCATTGAAAGTCGTCAAATCCCGGACCCGGCGAGGAACTGGCCGGTTCCAACCAATGGCATGGAATTTGGATTGCCCCAGGGGACGCGCGACCGCCGGGAGGCCGGCCGGACGTCGCACGAAGCCAATCGGGAGCGAACTTGACTTGGGGAGAGAAGATGGCGCGGCCGGCAGCACTGGAGCTCGTATGCGTCACGAAGCGCTACGGTGAAACGATTGCGGTGGATCGGATTGATCTCAAGATTCCTGCCGGGACCTATTGTTGCCTGCTCGGTCCGTCAGGGTGTGGCAAGACCTCAACGCTGCGGATGATTGCCGGTCACGAGGCGGTGTCCGAAGGTGACATCTTGCTGGGACCGGCGAACGTCACCGATCTGACTCCGGCCCGCCGCGGCACGGCGATGATGTTTCAGTCCTACGCGCTGTTCCCGCATCTCTCGGTTCTCGACAACGTTGCCTTCGCCCTGAAGATGCGCGGCGTCGATCGGCGCACGCGCCACGCCAAGGCCATGGAGCTTCTGCGTCTGGTCGCCATGGATGGTTATGCGGGGCGCCTGCCGGCGCAACTGTCAGGTGGGCAGCAACAGCGTGTCGCGCTCGCTCGCGCACTGATCACCGAGCCGCAGATCCTGCTCCTGGACGAGCCGCTGTCGGCGCTCGATCCCTTCTTGCGGGTCAGGATGCGCAGCGAACTCAAGCGCCTGCAGCGTGAGCTCGGAATCAGCTTCATCCACGTCACCCATGGCCAGGACGAGGCCATGGCGCTGGCGGATCTGGTCGTGCTGATGAAGGGCGGCAAGATCGAGCAGATGGGCACGCCGCGCGAGGTGTTCAATCGACCACGCACCGAATTCGTGGCGCGTTTCATCGGCAGCCACAATGTGATCGCCACGGCATCAGGCAAGATCGCGGTGCGCGCTGATCAGGTGCGCCTCAACCATGCCGGGAGCGCACGCGAGGGTCTGTCGGTCGTCGCCTCGGTCGCCGAGATCGAATATCAGGGCACCTCCGTGCTCGTCATGTTGAAGGCCGGCGACGGCGCCGACCTGACGGTGCAACTGAGCGAAGAGGATTTCGACAGGAGCCCGGTCGAGATCGGGACGCGTGTGCTGGCCGACTGGGAGCCGGGCGCGGTGCATGTTCTCGGATGAAGCGATCGAGGCCGGTTCGAAGCAAATGGCGCCGAAGCGGAAGCATCGTCCGCCATGACGTCTGAAGACAGCGGTAGCTGCTATCGTGATCCCGTTCCGCTTCCGCCCCGCAGTTCGAGAATATCCAGCTCAAGAATACAACAAGGAGACAGGCAAGATGAGCAAGAGGTCCGATATCAAGGCGGGCATCAGTCGGCGCAATGTTCTGAAGGGAGCCGCTGGAATTGCCGGGATCGCCGCCGGATCCGGTGCGATCACCGGCTTCCCCTATGTCAGGGCCGCCGAACCGAAAGTGCTGCGGTATCTTGGCACGGCGGTCAACGAAGGCGATCTGATCGGTACGCAATGCCTGAAGGACACCGGCATCAAGCTCGAGTACGTCACCGCAACGACCGATGACGTCACCAAGCGCGTCATCACCCAGCCGAATTCCTTCGACGTCCTGGACACTGAATACTTCTCTCTGAAGAAGCTGGTGCCGTCGGGCAATATCCTCGCGCTCGACGCCAGGAAGATCAAGGAATTCGACAATATCACCCCGGTCTTCACCAAGGGCCAGCTGCCGAATGGCAAGAAGATCGGCGGCCAGGGCACGGCGCCGTGGAAGGTGCTCTATCTCGAGGGCAAGGATTCGAAGGTCTTCTCCAAGACGCCGACGGAATACGTGACCTTGATTCCGACGGTCTACAATGCCGACACGCTGGGTATCCGCCCCGACCTGATCAAGCGTCCGATCAATTCCTGGGCCGAGCTGCTGAACCCTGAATTCAAGGGCAGGGCGTCGATCCTCAACATCCCTTCGATCGGCATCATGGACGCAGCAATGGTGGTGGAGGCCACCGGCCAGTACAAATATGCCGACAAGGGCAACATGACCCGGGCCGAGATCGATCTCACCATGAAGATCCTGACCGAAGCGAAGAAAGCCGGCCAGTTCCGCGCCTTCTGGACCGACTTCAACCAGTCGGTCAATCTGATGGCATCGGGCGAGACGGTGATCCAGTCGATGTGGTCGCCGGCCGTGACCGCGGTCCGCAAGAAGGGCGTGCCCTGCGTCTTCCAGCCGCTCAAGGAGGGCTATCGCAGCTGGGCATCCGGCTTCTGCGTGTCAAAAGGCGTCAGCGGCGCCAAGCTCGAATGGGCCTATGAATTTGTCAATTGGTTCCTCTCCGGCTGGCCGGGCGCCTATCTCAATCGCCAGGGTTACTATTCGGCGGTGCTCTCCACCGCGCAGAAGAACATGGAGCCCTACGAATGGGCTTACTGGATGGAGGGCAAACCCGCCGAAAGGGATATCAAGGCGCCCGATGGCTCGCTGCTGGAAAAGGCCGGCACGGTACGGGACGGCGGATCCTACGACGAGCGGATGGGCAACGTCGCCTGCTGGAACGCGGTGATGGACGAAAACGACTACATGGTCCGCAAGTGGAATGAATTCATCGCGGCATAGTGCGAGCAGTCCCGCCCGCGCACCTGATCGCGGGCGGTCTTGCCGCCCGTTCGCCTCCTCCGTTCGACTGAGTCGGGAATGTTAGAGACTTCGTTTCGTCAGAGGGCCATCGGCTGGCTGCAGGCCGGGCCGATGGTGATCATCTTCGTTGGATTCTTCCTGATCCCGCTCCTGTTCGTCATCGTCGTCAGTTTCTGGGATTACAATGACTACGAGATGCTCCCGGTCTTCTCCGGGCGCGGCTATACCGACACGTTCGAGAGCTGCCTCGATCAATTGCCGCAGTTCTGCACTATCTTGAGAACCTATGGTTCGACCCTGAAGTTCTGTCTCATCGTCTGGTCGCTCACGCTGGTGATCGGGTTCACCGTCGCCTATTTTCTTGCCTTCCACGTGCGGTCCAGGACCTGGCAGATCGGTTTGTCGCTTCTGTGCACCATTCCGTTCTGGACCTCGAACGTGATCCGCATGATCGCCTGGATTCCGCTCCTGGGACGCAACGGCCTTGTCAACAACGCGCTGGTGGGTCTGAAGATCGTCGATCGACCGCTTGAGTGGCTTCTGTTCTCGGAGTTCTCGGTCGTTCTCGCCTTCGTCCACCTGTTCACGTTCTTCATGGTGGTGCCGATCTTCAATTCCATGATCCGCATCGACAAGGCGTTGATCGAGGCGGCCTATGACTCAGGCGCCAGCGGCTTCCAGACAC encodes the following:
- a CDS encoding PotD/PotF family extracellular solute-binding protein codes for the protein MSKRSDIKAGISRRNVLKGAAGIAGIAAGSGAITGFPYVRAAEPKVLRYLGTAVNEGDLIGTQCLKDTGIKLEYVTATTDDVTKRVITQPNSFDVLDTEYFSLKKLVPSGNILALDARKIKEFDNITPVFTKGQLPNGKKIGGQGTAPWKVLYLEGKDSKVFSKTPTEYVTLIPTVYNADTLGIRPDLIKRPINSWAELLNPEFKGRASILNIPSIGIMDAAMVVEATGQYKYADKGNMTRAEIDLTMKILTEAKKAGQFRAFWTDFNQSVNLMASGETVIQSMWSPAVTAVRKKGVPCVFQPLKEGYRSWASGFCVSKGVSGAKLEWAYEFVNWFLSGWPGAYLNRQGYYSAVLSTAQKNMEPYEWAYWMEGKPAERDIKAPDGSLLEKAGTVRDGGSYDERMGNVACWNAVMDENDYMVRKWNEFIAA
- a CDS encoding flagellar motor protein MotA is translated as MASPSPARIADDIAPTKLSAPRIFVVRMLVFLILCALVVVVLYKQIWTAFLANPGLNALIGAVLLIGTILAFRQVIRLFPEVRWVNSFRIADPGLAIDRRPTLLAPMAAILGDRIGRMSITQQTMRHLLDSIATRLDEARDISRYMTGLLVFLGLLGTFWGLIETVGSVGRVIDGLKVGGEAGAMFDTLKEGLAAPLGGMGISFSSSLFGLAGSLILGFLDLQSSQAQNRFYTELEDWLAGTVREYSDQGSPPAVATRQGLEMRDAIERLRGTVEEMGSNRASTSAMANLADAIQGLVQHMRTEQQMIREWADGQGEQNREIKKLLERLARQPEQN
- a CDS encoding ABC transporter ATP-binding protein, with the translated sequence MARPAALELVCVTKRYGETIAVDRIDLKIPAGTYCCLLGPSGCGKTSTLRMIAGHEAVSEGDILLGPANVTDLTPARRGTAMMFQSYALFPHLSVLDNVAFALKMRGVDRRTRHAKAMELLRLVAMDGYAGRLPAQLSGGQQQRVALARALITEPQILLLDEPLSALDPFLRVRMRSELKRLQRELGISFIHVTHGQDEAMALADLVVLMKGGKIEQMGTPREVFNRPRTEFVARFIGSHNVIATASGKIAVRADQVRLNHAGSAREGLSVVASVAEIEYQGTSVLVMLKAGDGADLTVQLSEEDFDRSPVEIGTRVLADWEPGAVHVLG
- a CDS encoding GNAT family N-acetyltransferase codes for the protein MTSSLGAVTLRPYQAADEEAAITLWRHTWQVAYPAIDFAAREAWWRARWATELVPRARIVVAERGTAMLGFVTIDGSGYLDQLVVGPEAWGTEVAANLMDEAKRLSPAGITLLVNADNGRAIGFYRKHGFADDGADVNPTSGRPVKRMRWTL
- a CDS encoding peptidoglycan -binding protein, whose protein sequence is MALARRRSETGFNYWPGFVDALSTLVLAIVFLLSVFLVVQFYLSQEVSGKDKALEKLNAQIAQLNELLSLEKTGKSNLEDALSQMRASLAAAETERDRVKGLYEGLASAGNDAAGRTAELGKALDSEKQVSARALAQIEVLNQQISALRRQLAALEQALDASERKDKESQTRIADLGQRLNVALAQRVQELSRYRSEFFGRLRAILGNRPDIRVVGDRFVFQSEVFFDSGQAQLLPEGRAELDQLAGALTDLEAKIPSEIAWVLRVDGHTDVRPIASSQFKSNWELSSARAISVVQYLISKGVSPQRLVAAGFAEFQPLDTGTTEDAYRRNRRIELKLTER
- a CDS encoding ABC transporter transmembrane domain-containing protein, whose product is MSALEHEAAPAAVGTTEVETETRRRRGLRLRPLLALAPYVARYRGQAVAALIALIIASLATLAVPIAVRRMIDLGFSPSGVALINSYFGLMIVVVAVLALASASRYYLVITLGERIVADLRRDVFSHLTSLSPAFFDVSHSGELVSRLTADTTQIKSAVGASVSIALRNMVLFIGASTMMVVTSPRLSGFVLAVIPLIVLPLVAFGRRVRKLSRGAQDTLADASSYASELIGGIRTLQAFTNEGLAKTRFGAEVSRAYDAARQSTLARAVLTAIVIFLIFSSVVAILWVGSHDVLSGHITAGRLSQFVLYAAFAAGGLGELSQVWGEISAASGASERLFELLGVKPAVAAPAAPRQLPVPARGDIAFDHVRFAYPTRPDHVAVDNVSLSVRAGERIAVVGPSGAGKSTLFHLLLRFYDPNSGSIGFDGVPVREVTPQDLRARIALVAQDAVVFTGSARENIRFGRPDASDAEVERAAEQAHATEFIRRLPKGFDTELGERGVTLSGGQRQRIAIARAILRDAPLLLLDEATSALDAESETLVQTALEDLMRQRTTLVIAHRLATVLSCDRILVMDQGRIVEEGTHASLVAAGGLYAKLARLQFEGV
- a CDS encoding ABC transporter permease; this translates as MLETSFRQRAIGWLQAGPMVIIFVGFFLIPLLFVIVVSFWDYNDYEMLPVFSGRGYTDTFESCLDQLPQFCTILRTYGSTLKFCLIVWSLTLVIGFTVAYFLAFHVRSRTWQIGLSLLCTIPFWTSNVIRMIAWIPLLGRNGLVNNALVGLKIVDRPLEWLLFSEFSVVLAFVHLFTFFMVVPIFNSMIRIDKALIEAAYDSGASGFQTLVNVVIPLSKPGIVIGSIFVITIVMGDFITIGVMGGQQIASAGKIIQTRLDAIQFPAAAANAVILLAATMMIIAAMTRLVDIRKEL